A section of the Elizabethkingia anophelis R26 genome encodes:
- a CDS encoding WxL protein host-binding domain-containing protein has protein sequence MLKRILYIVAFVMQLGFLHASIVVLNGLTHNYKVENGQIYKGKIAIENTGIASQNVKIYLQDFSYKSDGSMNYTAPLTNIKTNADWIKLNTNLITLRGKEKTEVYYEIIVPEKITQPGSYWSVLIVEPVDDIKPSDKKMGINITSVVRYAIQIITDYGTENIKPDLKFESIKMEHLENKRLLKIAIANMGNIYCKPTVSAELYNSKSGQKISTLTGIPMGLLPTTSKSFYIDISKIPPDKYNAVIIATDENENAFALNTELEIRND, from the coding sequence ATGCTAAAGCGCATTCTATATATTGTTGCATTTGTTATGCAACTAGGTTTTTTACATGCAAGCATAGTGGTTCTTAATGGCCTCACTCACAATTATAAAGTAGAGAATGGCCAGATCTATAAGGGAAAAATTGCTATAGAAAATACAGGTATTGCTTCACAAAATGTAAAGATATACTTGCAGGATTTCAGCTATAAATCCGATGGTAGTATGAACTATACTGCTCCTTTGACGAATATAAAAACAAATGCAGACTGGATAAAACTGAACACAAATCTCATCACGTTAAGAGGGAAGGAAAAAACTGAAGTTTATTATGAAATCATTGTTCCTGAAAAAATTACTCAACCGGGTAGTTATTGGAGCGTTCTTATTGTAGAGCCTGTGGATGACATAAAGCCTAGTGACAAAAAAATGGGAATAAATATTACCTCGGTAGTTCGTTATGCAATACAAATAATCACGGATTATGGAACCGAAAATATAAAACCCGATCTTAAATTTGAGAGCATAAAAATGGAACATTTGGAAAATAAGCGACTGTTGAAAATTGCCATTGCCAATATGGGTAATATTTATTGCAAACCTACAGTCTCTGCCGAGTTATACAACAGCAAAAGCGGTCAAAAGATTAGCACCCTTACCGGTATACCGATGGGCTTGTTGCCTACAACTTCCAAATCTTTTTATATAGATATCAGTAAAATACCACCTGACAAATACAATGCAGTGATTATCGCAACTGATGAGAACGAAAATGCCTTCGCTCTCAATACAGAACTAGAAATAAGGAATGACTAA